The genomic stretch ACGCACAGCACGCCCGCCACGCGGCCGTCCGCCCGGTACAAGGGGAAGCCGGCGTACCCCACCTCGCCCAGCCACAGCGTGGGGTCGGCCAGCACCTCGGGGTGCTGGCGGGCATCGCGCACCAGCAGGGGCTCGCCCGACTCCGCGGCCAACCGGCAGAGCGTGCGCGGCAGCGCAGCCTCGCGGCGGGGCCGCCACCCTTCGCCCGCCTCGCCGGCGGCGTACGGTCCGTCCCCGTCGACCATCGAGATGACCGACACGGGGGCAGACACCAGGCGCACGGCGAGAGAGGCCAGGCGTTGAAAGCCTGCCCCGGCACTGCCCCCACGCTCCTCGAGCGTCGCGAGGGGGGAGCCGCCGTACGCGTTCAGCAGCATCACGGGCAACCTGCTTCAGGAATTGGGATCAGTCTCGCCTCGCCAAAGAGCAAGGGCCGTGCGAGCGCGTCGGCAGTCTGGTTGGGTAAGATACTCGGGGAGGATGACGATGGATGATAACCGCGCGTCACTTCATCCGGTAGGCCTTTCGCAAAAAGCGTCCGCCCGGGAATTCCCAGGGCGGACGCCATGTTTTTCCCTCCGATGACGCAACCTATTGGCGGCACGGAGCATTGGGGTCCTGGCGCGGCCCGTTCACCGTGGGCCGGCGGTCGCGGTTGGCCACCTCCAGCGCAATGTCGTGCACGAAGCCCGCGACTCGTGCAGAATGCTCGTAGTCGATGTACTGCGCCTCGTCCGTGAGCATGTGGTAGTGCGGGTGGTACCCCAGCGACAGGTAGGTGATGGGGATGCCGTGCCGCGCGTACATGAAGTGGTCGCTCCGGCAGTAGCGGTTGGCGGGGTGCCCGGGCGCGTCCCACGTGTAGTCGATCTGCATGGGCGTGGCGCGGCGCGCGTTCAGCGCGTCGATCAGGTCGCCCAGCTCGGTGGAAAGCCGGCGCGACCCGATCATCTGGATGGAGTACGGCCCGCCCCGGGCCACCTCCGACGCGCGCCCGTGCCCCACCATGTCCATGTTCAGCACCGTGACGATGGAGTCGCGCGGCACCGTGGGATGGTCGGAGAACCACTCCGACCCCAGCAGCCCCGCCTCTTCGGCGGTGTGCGAAAGGAAGATCACCGACCGGCGCGGACGGTTGGGCGAGGACGCCATCCGCTCGGCGATCTCCAGCAGCGCCACCGTGCCGCTGCCGTCGTCGTCCGCACCGTTGTAGATGCTGTCGCGCCGCGCGGGACGAAGGGCCCGCAGGCTGTCGAGCATCCCCTGGATGCGCTCGCGCTGCGCCGCGGACGGGGCGCCGGGGCGGTCGTTCGCGCCCTGGGGCCGCATCACGGTGTTGAAGGCGATCAGCGAGTCGTGGTCCAGCGCCTGGTCGGCGATCCCCTCGTGGTCGTTGTGCGCGCTGATCCCCACGTACTGGGCGCGCAGCGTCGGATCGGTGCCGCGCAGGATGGCGACCACGTTGCGGGCGGGCGCGTCAGGCCGCCGCGAGCCGAAGCGGAAGGAGCCGGTGACGGTGCGGCCCTGCGTGCCGGGGCGCATTCCCGCCAGCGGCGCGCCCATCATCCGCTCCGCGGCGGCGCGGGTGATGGTCATCCCCGCCGGCCCGGTGGGCGCCTGCGCGCCGGGCTCCTCCAGCTCGGCCGACTCGCCCTGCCCAAGGGTGAGCACGGCGGGCACGGTGATGTCGCTGGCGGCCACCGCCACGGCGGCGGCGCGGGGAAAGCGGGTGCGCGGGTAGCCGGGCCACCAGCGGCCGTTCGGCTGGCCGTTGTCGCCCGTGGGGGGCAGCAGCACCACCACCTTGCCGGCGGCCTGCGCGTCGGTGATCATCTCGCCCCCCAACTGCCCGCCGAAGACCACGGGCGTGTTCTGCGCGCGGAACTCCGCGCCGAAGGGAAAGGTGTTGCCCAGCGGGGGCAGGGGCGAAAAGTCGGTCCACGGCGTCAGCGCCTGGCCGGCGGCGGAGAGCGACACCCCGGGCGCGATGCCCTTGACGACGAGCGGGATCGTCTGGAAGAAGGTGCCGTTCTCACCGCCCGGCTCCAGCCCCATGCGGCGGAACTCGGCCGCGATGTAGTCCGTGCCCATCACGTTGCCGCGGTGCCCCGCCTGGCGCCCCATCATGGAGTCGTCGGCCAGCACGTACAGGCGGCTCATCAGGTCGCCGGGGGTGATCTCGGGAACCGTGGGCCGCGCCTGGTACTTCAGCGGCAGCTGCACGTCCTGCCGCGCCGGTGCCGCGGCAGGGGCCGGTGCCTGCGCGGGGGGCGGGCCCTCCTGCACGGGCGCGGGGGGCGCGCACGCAGCGGCCAGCACCGCCAGGGCGGGCAGGCCGCGGGCGAGAATGCGGTAAACGGTCACACCAGGCTCCTTGCGTCGGTCGTCGATAATCGTGAGCTCCCCGCGAAGATACAGCCAGCCCCATGCGCGGCAAGCGCGGGGCCGCCTGGATCGGTCATCAGAATGCGCAGACTCGCGCGCAGCCGCTCCCGTCACCCGCACTCTTGCCATCCACGCTCCCAATCCCGCCACGCGGTGCAATATTGCAATGAGTGCGAGAACGACGCTTTAAGCCACACAACCAGCGTGACCTCCACCACTCGCATTCTTTCCCGCCACGGCCGGCACTCCACAGCCCACCTGTGGCGCAATGGCTGCGAAGGAAAGCGGCCATGTAAAATCGTTGCCATGACGCACAAGATCGCGGATGTTGGGCGGCCCGGCCACGACCGCTGCCCCGCCCGACGATGCCGACCTCCGAGTTCCGCGAAGCCCAGGAACG from Longimicrobium sp. encodes the following:
- a CDS encoding M28 family metallopeptidase, giving the protein MTVYRILARGLPALAVLAAACAPPAPVQEGPPPAQAPAPAAAPARQDVQLPLKYQARPTVPEITPGDLMSRLYVLADDSMMGRQAGHRGNVMGTDYIAAEFRRMGLEPGGENGTFFQTIPLVVKGIAPGVSLSAAGQALTPWTDFSPLPPLGNTFPFGAEFRAQNTPVVFGGQLGGEMITDAQAAGKVVVLLPPTGDNGQPNGRWWPGYPRTRFPRAAAVAVAASDITVPAVLTLGQGESAELEEPGAQAPTGPAGMTITRAAAERMMGAPLAGMRPGTQGRTVTGSFRFGSRRPDAPARNVVAILRGTDPTLRAQYVGISAHNDHEGIADQALDHDSLIAFNTVMRPQGANDRPGAPSAAQRERIQGMLDSLRALRPARRDSIYNGADDDGSGTVALLEIAERMASSPNRPRRSVIFLSHTAEEAGLLGSEWFSDHPTVPRDSIVTVLNMDMVGHGRASEVARGGPYSIQMIGSRRLSTELGDLIDALNARRATPMQIDYTWDAPGHPANRYCRSDHFMYARHGIPITYLSLGYHPHYHMLTDEAQYIDYEHSARVAGFVHDIALEVANRDRRPTVNGPRQDPNAPCRQ